A portion of the Apus apus isolate bApuApu2 chromosome 3, bApuApu2.pri.cur, whole genome shotgun sequence genome contains these proteins:
- the NDUFAF4 gene encoding NADH dehydrogenase [ubiquinone] 1 alpha subcomplex assembly factor 4 yields the protein MGGRLARVFRTFNVESRARREISKEKPTPAPRHPSSRLDELADHPRIQEEIYRKDDRLLTLLKDVYVESRDPPVRVKDGGGEHLPSKQEEKRLTKLGHLGDLDVKRVPKGKISIVEALTLLNNHKLNPQIWTAEKIAVEYSLELKDVNSLLEFFIPFTVQEFPKETKKAIKPT from the exons ATGGGCGGGCGGCTGGCCCGCGTGTTCCGGACTTTCAACGTGGAGAGCCGGGCTCGCCGAGAGATCAGCAAGGAGAAGCCCACGCCCGCGCCGCGGCACCCCAGCTCCCGCCTGGACGAGCTGGCCG ACCACCCGCGGATACAGGAGGAAATTTACAGAAAGGACGACAGGCTCCTCACCTTGTTAAAAGATGTGTACGTGGAGTCCAGAGACCCGCCTGTGCGG GTAAAAGATGGAGGTGGTGAACATCTTCCAAGtaagcaggaggaaaagagacTTACAAAACTGGGCCACTTGGGAGATCTAGATGTTAAGAGAGTTCCCAAAGGCAAAATTTCCATTGTGGAGGCTCTGACACTTCTTAATAATCATAAACTTAATCCTCAAATATGGACTGCAGAGAAAATAGCAGTGGAATACAGTCTGGAACTGAAGGACGTCAACTCTCTTCTGGAATTCTTCATTCCTTTCACTGTGCAGGAATTTCctaaagaaaccaaaaaagctATAAAgccaacataa